ACCAGCTGGCCGCCGTAGGGGCCGAAGAAACCGGCGGCGTCGGGCATGGGGGCGAACGTGGGCTGTTGGCTCATGGTGCGAAACAAAAGAGGGCGGGTTGACGGAGGGTTTGGCGCCGCCCGGCACGCGGGCGCGGGCGCGCCGGCCATTGTGCCCTGCGCACAACGGGCCATCCGCGCGGGCGGCGGCGCACGCTGGCGCGGCTTCCCAGGTGCATCAGGCGGGTGCCGCGCTGCCCAGGCGGGTGGCACGGGCCGGCGGGTTCGCGCAGCATGGCCGGCGCGCGGGCTGCACTCTGCCAGCGCTCTGTCGATCCACCGGGGCAGGCTGCAGCCGCGGCTGGCCGCCAAGCGCACCACCTTTGGCCAATCGCCCGGGTCCCGGCCTGCGCCACACCCCTTGCGCTGGCGCGCAACGTGCAGCAGCTGCTTAAAAACCAGGCAGTAATGAAGATTCCCTTGCAAATCAAGGGCCTGCGCTCGCCGTACAGCGGCTTACGCAAGTTATCCACAGATCTTTCCAGTGCTGGTGGGGACAACCCGGGCGCCCGTGGGCACCGGGTGTTGGCGCCATAATTCCGCGCCGGCCTGATTTCTTGGGCCTTTTTTCCAGACTCCAGGAGTTCGCGCATGCACATGATCACTGCCGTCATCAAGCCCTTCAAGCTGGAGGAAGTGCGCGAAGCCCTGGCCGAATGCGGCGTGACGGGCCTGACGGTCACGGAGGTCAAGGGCTTTGGCCGCCAGAAGGGCCACACGGAGCTGTACCGCGGTGCGGAGTACGTGGTGGATTTCCTGCCCAAGGTGAAGATCGAGGTGGCCGTGCGCGGCGAGGATGTGGACCGCTGCGTGGACGCCATCGTCGCGGCCGCACGTACCGGCAAGATCGGCGACGGCAAGATCTTCGTGACCGCAGTGGAGCGGGTGGTGCGCATTCGCACCGGCGAGCTGGACGAAGCGGCGATCTGAGCCAGCTGGCCGGGCCGGCTTCGGCTCAGCTCAGATGACGTCGCGCAGCCCGGTCGCCGGCGGCCGGGTGCCGGCCTCCTGCACCAGGGCGGCAAGCAGCGTGTCCACGTCGTCGCCCGTGCGCACCAGGCCCATCTGCCACTCGCCCATCAAGCCGCTGGCCACGCTGTGCTGCAAAAACTGTAGCAGCTGGGCGTAGTAGCCCCCCACGTCCAGGATGCCCACCGGCTTGTCGTGGTAGCCGAGCTGGCGCCAGGTCCAGACCTCAAATAGCTCTTCCAGCGTGCCGATGCCGCCCGGCAGGGCCAGGAAGGCGTCGCTGCGCTCGGCCATCATGGCCTTGCGCTCGTGCATGGTGGTGACGATGTGCAGCTCGTCGCACAGCGGGTTGGCCAGCTCCTTGTCCACCAGCGACTGCGGGATCACGCCGACCACGCGCCCGCCTGCCTGGCGTGTCGCCTCGGCCACCGTGCCCATCAGGCCACTGCGCCCGCCGCCATAGACCAGCTGGCCGCCGTGGCGCCCGATGAAGCGGCCCACGGCCGCGGCCGCCTGGGCAAAGCGCAGATCGCTGCCGGGACGCGAGCCCAGGTACACACAGACGGAAAAGGCGACGTCAGCCACGGACCATTCTTTCAAA
The DNA window shown above is from Pulveribacter suum and carries:
- a CDS encoding LOG family protein, with the protein product MADVAFSVCVYLGSRPGSDLRFAQAAAAVGRFIGRHGGQLVYGGGRSGLMGTVAEATRQAGGRVVGVIPQSLVDKELANPLCDELHIVTTMHERKAMMAERSDAFLALPGGIGTLEELFEVWTWRQLGYHDKPVGILDVGGYYAQLLQFLQHSVASGLMGEWQMGLVRTGDDVDTLLAALVQEAGTRPPATGLRDVI
- a CDS encoding P-II family nitrogen regulator, whose amino-acid sequence is MHMITAVIKPFKLEEVREALAECGVTGLTVTEVKGFGRQKGHTELYRGAEYVVDFLPKVKIEVAVRGEDVDRCVDAIVAAARTGKIGDGKIFVTAVERVVRIRTGELDEAAI